In the genome of Bacteroidales bacterium, one region contains:
- a CDS encoding MotA/TolQ/ExbB proton channel family protein, with the protein MKKLFALAAILGMFVFGVNTQVFAQGEDSTKVETNLTTPGDDIPDDVTQANEDAEQGQLHRKIKEKFIEGGPFFMSFVLLALILGLALSIERIIYLNLADVNTEKLLLNVEEALETGGVEAAKEVCRDTRGPVASIFYQGLSRADQGIDVVEKSVISYGSVQMGLLERGLTWISLFISLAPMLGFMGTVIGMISAFDSIQAAGDVNAQLVAGGIKVALITTVSGLIVAMILQIFYNYIVSKVDAIVSEMEDTSISLIDILVKYQNK; encoded by the coding sequence ATGAAAAAATTATTTGCATTAGCAGCAATTTTGGGAATGTTTGTTTTTGGTGTAAACACGCAAGTTTTTGCACAAGGTGAAGATTCAACAAAAGTTGAAACAAATCTCACTACTCCGGGCGATGACATTCCGGATGATGTTACACAAGCAAACGAAGATGCAGAACAAGGACAATTACACAGAAAAATTAAAGAAAAATTTATTGAAGGGGGCCCTTTCTTTATGAGTTTTGTATTATTGGCTTTGATTCTAGGTCTTGCTCTTTCTATCGAAAGAATTATATACCTTAATTTAGCCGACGTTAATACAGAAAAATTGTTGCTCAATGTTGAAGAAGCATTGGAAACCGGAGGTGTTGAAGCTGCAAAAGAAGTTTGCAGAGACACAAGAGGACCGGTTGCAAGTATCTTCTATCAAGGCTTAAGCCGTGCAGACCAGGGTATTGATGTAGTTGAAAAATCAGTTATTTCATACGGTAGTGTGCAAATGGGATTGCTTGAAAGAGGATTAACTTGGATTTCATTGTTTATTTCTCTTGCTCCGATGTTAGGTTTCATGGGTACGGTTATAGGTATGATTTCTGCATTCGACAGTATTCAAGCAGCAGGTGACGTTAATGCCCAATTAGTTGCAGGAGGTATTAAAGTAGCCTTGATTACAACAGTTTCAGGTCTTATTGTTGCAATGATTCTTCAAATTTTCTATAACTATATTGTTTCTAAAGTTGATGCAATTGTTAGTGAAATGGAAGATACATCAATTTCATTGATTGATATTTTGGTAAAATACCAAAATAAATAA
- a CDS encoding TatD family hydrolase — MVLTDTHTHLFVKEFDNDRDKVIKQAINSGITKMILPGINSSYIEIQNLLAKQYPKNCFPATGLHPSDVKENYKDEISVVEQQLKTKKYIAVGEIGLDLYWDKTFLNQQQDAFKQQIILAKEHKLPIIIHVREAFNEVFRIVDNLNDNDLTGVFHSFTGNTEQAKKILAYGGFKIGINGIVTFKNSGLDKVVENIDIKHLVLETDSPYLSPIPKRGKRNESSHLIHIAQKISEIKNIPINKLAEITTGNAVEVFGNRLLS; from the coding sequence ATGGTTTTAACGGATACACATACGCATCTTTTTGTTAAAGAGTTTGATAACGACAGAGATAAAGTTATTAAACAAGCAATTAATTCCGGAATCACGAAAATGATTTTGCCCGGAATTAACTCATCATATATTGAAATTCAAAACCTGCTTGCAAAACAATATCCGAAAAATTGTTTCCCTGCAACAGGGCTACACCCTTCTGATGTTAAAGAAAACTATAAAGATGAAATTAGTGTAGTTGAACAACAATTAAAAACAAAAAAATATATTGCAGTAGGTGAAATAGGGCTTGATTTATATTGGGACAAAACATTTCTAAATCAGCAACAAGATGCATTCAAACAACAAATTATATTAGCAAAAGAACACAAATTGCCGATAATAATTCATGTCAGAGAAGCTTTTAATGAAGTTTTTAGAATTGTTGATAACCTGAACGACAACGATTTAACCGGAGTTTTTCACAGCTTTACAGGAAACACGGAACAAGCAAAAAAAATACTTGCTTACGGAGGATTTAAAATAGGAATTAACGGAATCGTAACTTTTAAAAACTCAGGATTAGACAAAGTTGTAGAAAATATTGATATAAAACATCTTGTACTTGAAACAGATTCGCCTTATTTATCACCAATTCCGAAAAGAGGAAAAAGAAATGAAAGTTCACACCTTATACATATCGCACAAAAAATTTCAGAAATTAAAAATATTCCGATAAATAAACTTGCAGAAATTACAACCGGAAATGCTGTTGAAGTTTTCGGAAACAGACTTTTATCTTAA
- a CDS encoding biopolymer transporter ExbD has translation MARRQLSEINAGSMADIAFLLLIFFLVTTTMSTNTGMQRKLPPMEDVENPPPVKERNVMVVLVNQYNVIAIKGRPIALSQITEKAKEFFSGQRRDDLPELKTKNIPFFGDYPVSKGLVSLQTDRNTSYEKYLQVQNELVRAINELRDEKSMEKFGMHFEDLDDEKQEAVGKAIPLAISEAEPRRMTK, from the coding sequence ATGGCACGAAGACAATTATCCGAAATAAATGCAGGTTCAATGGCTGACATTGCCTTTCTGTTGCTCATTTTCTTTTTGGTAACAACCACTATGAGTACAAATACCGGTATGCAAAGAAAGTTACCTCCGATGGAAGATGTTGAAAATCCTCCGCCTGTTAAAGAAAGAAATGTAATGGTTGTATTGGTTAATCAATATAATGTAATTGCAATTAAAGGGCGACCGATTGCTTTAAGTCAAATTACGGAAAAAGCAAAAGAATTTTTCTCAGGGCAACGAAGAGATGATTTGCCTGAACTTAAAACAAAAAATATTCCTTTTTTCGGTGATTACCCTGTTTCAAAGGGTCTTGTTTCTCTTCAAACAGACAGAAACACAAGCTATGAGAAATACCTTCAAGTTCAGAATGAATTAGTTAGAGCAATAAATGAGTTAAGAGACGAAAAGTCTATGGAAAAATTCGGAATGCACTTTGAAGATCTTGATGACGAAAAACAAGAAGCTGTCGGCAAGGCAATTCCGCTGGCAATTTCAGAAGCTGAACCGAGAAGAATGACAAAATAA
- a CDS encoding trypsin-like peptidase domain-containing protein — protein sequence MENTIDIYKNAIVQIATPWGTGTGFFIDEYNVIVTNRHVIQGTIEPVINGKKLKKTISKVLYTDGVYDLAFLEVPEGKDFSPVPLGNANVLHEGQQVMAIGHPYGLKFTATQGIISKSKRLWNGTDYIQIDAAINPGNSGGPLINDKNEIIGVNTFIVSEGNNLGFALPVNLLKESLEDFNSLGKKISTRCTACKNVIAKDDIYDHYCPNCGQKINEFEFVDKPYIPSKAGKDIEEIISSLGYDIRLARAGQNFWNIEEGSARIKISYNPQSRYILAWAELCRLPKTNIAQMYEFMLRENYNLEGLSFSVIQQDIILTAMRIYDADLVIESEKKLFENLFKKADDYDNALLNLGGIPYYEEE from the coding sequence ATGGAAAATACAATTGATATATACAAAAATGCCATTGTTCAAATAGCAACTCCTTGGGGAACAGGAACAGGCTTCTTTATTGACGAATATAACGTAATTGTAACAAACAGGCATGTAATTCAAGGAACGATAGAGCCGGTAATTAACGGCAAGAAACTTAAAAAAACAATCTCAAAAGTTCTTTACACCGACGGTGTTTACGATTTAGCCTTTTTGGAAGTTCCCGAAGGCAAAGATTTCTCTCCTGTTCCTCTCGGCAATGCAAATGTATTACATGAAGGTCAACAAGTAATGGCTATCGGACATCCTTACGGACTGAAATTTACTGCTACACAGGGCATTATCTCAAAATCAAAAAGGCTTTGGAACGGAACAGATTATATTCAAATTGATGCAGCAATTAATCCGGGAAACAGCGGAGGACCTCTCATTAATGATAAAAATGAAATAATAGGTGTAAATACATTCATTGTTTCCGAAGGAAATAATTTGGGCTTTGCATTACCGGTTAATCTTCTTAAAGAATCTCTTGAAGACTTTAATTCTCTCGGAAAAAAAATATCAACAAGATGCACCGCATGTAAAAATGTTATTGCAAAAGATGATATTTATGATCATTATTGCCCTAATTGCGGACAGAAAATAAACGAGTTTGAATTTGTTGACAAACCTTACATTCCGTCGAAAGCAGGAAAAGATATTGAAGAAATTATTTCATCTCTCGGATATGATATCAGACTTGCAAGAGCAGGGCAAAATTTTTGGAATATTGAAGAGGGAAGTGCAAGAATTAAAATATCTTACAACCCTCAAAGTCGTTATATTTTGGCTTGGGCTGAACTTTGCAGATTACCAAAAACAAATATTGCTCAAATGTATGAATTCATGCTGAGAGAGAATTACAATTTAGAAGGACTGTCATTCAGTGTGATACAACAAGATATCATTTTAACTGCAATGCGAATTTATGATGCCGATTTAGTAATAGAATCAGAAAAGAAATTATTTGAAAATTTATTTAAAAAAGCTGATGATTATGATAATGCTTTACTTAATTTAGGAGGTATTCCGTACTATGAAGAAGAGTAA
- a CDS encoding TonB-dependent receptor, protein MKKLSLLLIMLILGMQIYAQKINGIITNETGEKLPGVTLKLEGTYLITVSDKEGYFSFNNVSAGNYKIEASYIGYETAKKEVSVSGKDIQVDFMLKVSDIMADEVVITALRADLKTPIAFTNIEKEDIEKKNTGRDIPYLLDMTPSVVVTSDAGTGIGYTSMRIRGTDMTRINVTLDGIPLNDSESHGVWWVNMPDFASSVNNIQIQRGAGTSTNGAAAFGANINFVTNNLNKDAYADVNWTYGSFNTRKATYKAGTGLLGNHFTFDARLSKIHSDGFIDRAKSDLESYFVSGAYVDKKNLLKINVFRGTEETYQAWYGVPKDSLVSGRTYNPYSYEKEVDHYTQKHYQMFYTHTFNKNLNLNIALHHTKGEGYYEQFKDKQKFEKYGLDALLIGNDTINETNLIRRKWLDNNFTGGIYSIKYTNRNLNIVLGGSLNKYDGNHFGRIIWAEYSINMNKGYEWYRNIGSKIDMNEYLKVNYSIFPELNLWADFQFRIIDYKMEGIHDDLRNITQEHKYTFFNPKAGVSFDISNNQISYFSFAVANREPSRTNFRDAAEDEIFVPETLYDFEAGYKLALNKLALNLNLYYMDYKNQLILTGEINNVGAYIMSNVSDSYRAGAELSAGIKLTEFAEWKLNVTYSNNKIENLIVYIDNWDTWEQETETYEKTDISFSPDIITGSELSFDLFKGFNASLMSKFVGKQYIDNTSNEERSLDAYFVNNLRLSHTIQTKKVKEINLFLNVNNLFNEIYETNAWVYRYKTGGNEYVFDGYFPQAGINFLAGINLRF, encoded by the coding sequence ATGAAGAAACTTAGTTTATTATTAATTATGTTGATTTTAGGTATGCAAATCTATGCTCAAAAAATCAACGGAATAATTACAAATGAAACCGGAGAAAAGTTACCCGGTGTTACACTTAAATTAGAAGGAACATACTTAATTACAGTGTCTGATAAAGAGGGATATTTTAGTTTTAATAATGTTTCAGCCGGAAATTATAAAATTGAAGCTTCTTATATCGGATATGAAACAGCAAAAAAAGAAGTATCCGTTTCCGGAAAAGATATACAAGTTGATTTTATGTTAAAAGTTTCGGATATTATGGCTGATGAAGTTGTTATAACAGCCTTAAGGGCAGATTTGAAAACACCGATTGCCTTCACAAATATTGAAAAAGAAGATATTGAAAAGAAAAATACCGGAAGGGATATTCCGTATTTGTTAGATATGACACCCTCTGTTGTCGTAACTTCAGATGCCGGAACCGGAATCGGTTATACATCAATGCGAATTCGAGGAACAGATATGACACGCATAAATGTTACTCTTGACGGAATTCCCTTGAATGATTCCGAATCGCATGGTGTTTGGTGGGTAAATATGCCCGATTTTGCATCTTCTGTTAATAATATTCAAATTCAAAGAGGTGCCGGAACTTCAACAAACGGAGCAGCAGCATTCGGCGCAAATATAAATTTTGTTACAAATAATTTGAATAAAGATGCTTATGCTGACGTAAATTGGACTTACGGCTCATTTAATACAAGAAAAGCAACTTACAAAGCAGGAACCGGTTTACTCGGGAATCATTTTACTTTTGATGCAAGGCTTTCAAAAATACATTCCGACGGATTTATCGACAGAGCAAAAAGTGATTTAGAATCTTATTTTGTTTCAGGAGCGTATGTTGATAAAAAGAACTTATTGAAAATAAATGTTTTCAGAGGAACGGAAGAAACATATCAAGCTTGGTATGGTGTTCCGAAAGATTCTTTGGTGTCGGGAAGAACTTATAATCCGTATTCATACGAAAAGGAAGTTGATCACTATACTCAAAAACACTATCAAATGTTCTACACACATACTTTCAATAAAAATTTGAATTTAAATATTGCTTTACACCATACAAAAGGAGAAGGATATTATGAACAATTTAAAGATAAACAGAAATTTGAAAAATACGGATTAGATGCTTTATTAATCGGAAATGATACAATTAATGAAACAAATTTAATTCGCAGAAAATGGTTAGATAATAATTTTACGGGAGGTATTTATTCAATAAAATACACAAATCGAAATTTAAATATTGTTTTAGGCGGTTCTTTGAATAAATATGACGGAAATCATTTCGGAAGAATAATTTGGGCAGAATATTCAATTAATATGAATAAGGGATATGAATGGTACCGAAATATCGGAAGTAAAATTGACATGAATGAATATTTAAAAGTAAATTATTCAATATTTCCTGAACTGAATTTATGGGCTGATTTTCAATTCAGAATTATTGATTATAAAATGGAAGGAATTCATGATGATTTGAGAAATATTACACAAGAGCATAAATACACTTTTTTTAATCCGAAAGCGGGAGTAAGTTTTGATATTTCGAATAATCAAATTTCATATTTTTCTTTTGCAGTTGCAAACAGAGAACCTTCAAGAACAAATTTCAGAGATGCTGCGGAAGATGAGATATTTGTTCCCGAAACATTATACGATTTTGAAGCCGGCTACAAACTTGCATTGAACAAACTTGCTTTAAACTTGAACTTGTATTATATGGATTATAAAAACCAATTAATCTTAACCGGCGAAATTAATAATGTGGGAGCGTATATAATGAGTAATGTGTCGGATAGTTACAGGGCAGGAGCAGAACTGTCGGCAGGCATAAAATTAACCGAGTTTGCGGAATGGAAACTAAATGTAACTTACAGTAATAACAAAATCGAAAACCTTATTGTTTACATTGACAATTGGGATACTTGGGAACAAGAAACTGAAACTTATGAAAAAACAGATATTTCTTTTTCTCCCGATATAATTACCGGAAGTGAGTTGTCATTTGATTTGTTTAAAGGCTTTAACGCAAGTTTAATGTCAAAATTTGTAGGAAAACAATATATTGATAATACTTCAAACGAAGAACGTTCGCTGGATGCATATTTTGTCAATAATTTGAGATTAAGCCACACAATACAAACAAAGAAAGTTAAAGAAATCAATTTATTCTTGAATGTGAATAACCTTTTTAATGAAATATATGAAACAAATGCTTGGGTTTACAGATATAAAACCGGAGGAAATGAATATGTCTTTGACGGCTATTTTCCGCAAGCCGGAATAAATTTCTTAGCCGGAATAAATTTGAGATTTTAG
- the dacB gene encoding D-alanyl-D-alanine carboxypeptidase/D-alanyl-D-alanine-endopeptidase: MKINRFIFLSFMFFLLVVSVNAQKLSKQKHELNAALRILKYDKDLKNAGIGFIAIDINTGEILASHNSNLALTPASTQKLITTATALEIFGPGYRFETRVEYTGKIDLTTNILDGNIIIRGGGDPTLGSKYFVSTATHSFLDNWTKATLKKGIKYINGNIIADARIYGYDIVPPTWSWEDIGNYFGAGACGLSVYDNFYTLYFNTGSVVGSKTEIVKIEPKIEGMTFENHVKSDAVYSDRSYIFGAPYTYSRYISGELPLNRKEYKVKGSIPDPAYYTATELKKKLKIYNVSSGTATSFRKSPELTKNDSLNHTLIYITKSPKLIEIIGKTNFRSINLFAEHMYKHSQLKACNFNVEKIDKSFTEKFWAKKGVNTGGMNIYDGSGLSKYNTITAKQMAAVLMYMKTKSKYAENFYNSIPVVGKDGTVRRICRGTSAENNMHAKSGSIKNVRAYAGYVTTKSGREVAFSLLINNYNGSSTNTRKKMEKLMAAIADFNL, from the coding sequence ATGAAAATAAACAGATTTATATTTCTGTCATTTATGTTTTTTTTACTTGTCGTTTCGGTAAATGCACAAAAGTTAAGCAAGCAAAAACATGAATTAAATGCAGCATTGCGAATATTAAAATATGACAAAGATTTAAAAAATGCCGGAATAGGTTTTATTGCAATTGATATTAATACAGGAGAAATTTTAGCTTCACATAATTCAAATTTAGCTTTAACTCCTGCATCAACACAAAAATTAATAACTACGGCAACCGCTTTAGAAATATTCGGACCCGGTTACAGATTTGAAACAAGAGTTGAATATACAGGAAAGATAGATTTAACCACAAATATTTTAGACGGAAATATTATTATAAGAGGAGGAGGAGACCCTACTTTAGGTTCAAAATACTTTGTGTCAACTGCAACACATTCTTTTTTAGACAATTGGACAAAGGCAACTTTAAAAAAAGGAATAAAATATATTAACGGTAATATTATTGCAGATGCAAGAATTTACGGATATGATATTGTTCCGCCGACATGGTCGTGGGAAGATATAGGAAATTATTTCGGTGCAGGTGCTTGCGGTCTTTCTGTCTATGATAATTTTTACACACTTTATTTTAATACGGGAAGTGTAGTAGGCAGCAAAACAGAAATAGTTAAAATTGAACCGAAAATTGAAGGGATGACTTTTGAAAACCACGTTAAGTCAGATGCTGTTTACTCAGACAGATCTTATATTTTCGGAGCACCATATACTTATTCAAGATATATTTCCGGTGAATTACCGTTAAACAGAAAAGAATACAAAGTAAAAGGCTCAATACCCGACCCGGCATATTATACAGCAACTGAGTTAAAAAAGAAATTAAAAATATACAATGTCAGTTCGGGAACTGCAACTTCATTCCGAAAATCTCCCGAACTTACAAAAAATGATTCTTTAAACCACACTTTGATATATATAACAAAATCGCCCAAACTTATTGAAATTATCGGAAAAACAAATTTTCGAAGTATTAACTTATTTGCCGAACATATGTATAAACATTCGCAACTGAAAGCATGCAATTTTAATGTTGAAAAAATTGACAAGAGTTTTACCGAGAAATTTTGGGCAAAAAAGGGTGTTAATACCGGAGGAATGAATATTTATGACGGCAGCGGATTGTCAAAATATAATACAATAACGGCAAAACAAATGGCAGCCGTGTTAATGTATATGAAAACAAAGAGTAAATATGCGGAAAATTTTTATAACTCAATTCCGGTAGTGGGAAAAGACGGGACTGTCAGGAGAATTTGCAGAGGAACAAGTGCCGAAAATAATATGCACGCTAAAAGCGGTTCTATAAAAAATGTAAGAGCATATGCGGGTTATGTAACGACAAAATCAGGCAGAGAAGTTGCTTTTTCGCTTTTAATAAATAATTATAACGGCTCGTCAACTAATACCCGAAAAAAGATGGAGAAATTAATGGCTGCAATTGCCGATTTTAACCTTTAG
- a CDS encoding type I asparaginase yields MPENKTSVLIIYTGGTIGMITNPETGSYKPFDFDHISKQIPALKSFGYNLETISFEKPIDSADLKPDTWVKLAEILRKNHNNFDGFVILHGTDTMAYTASMLSFMLQDFFKPVILTGSQLPVDMLRTDGKENLITAIEIAAAQKNGNAIVPEVCIYFDNKLFRGNRTTKQNAEYFDAFESPNYPYLAEAGIKINYFTKNIKYPDYNKIPTVHTKIDTNIVLLKMFPGISENFVKSVFNTENLKAVILETFGSGNAIMDNWFINILENANNSDIVILNITQCLGGKVVPGKYETGKKMIDAGVISGYDITSEAAVTKLMYLLGLNLPVNEIKSYLQKSIAGELTK; encoded by the coding sequence ATGCCGGAAAACAAAACTTCAGTTTTAATTATTTACACCGGAGGAACAATAGGAATGATTACAAATCCTGAAACCGGCTCGTATAAACCGTTTGATTTTGATCATATTTCAAAACAAATTCCGGCATTAAAAAGTTTCGGCTACAATTTAGAAACAATTTCTTTTGAAAAACCGATTGACTCTGCTGATTTAAAACCTGATACTTGGGTAAAGCTTGCCGAAATACTCAGAAAAAATCATAATAATTTTGACGGATTTGTTATTCTTCACGGAACAGACACAATGGCATACACAGCATCAATGCTGAGCTTTATGCTTCAAGATTTTTTTAAACCGGTTATTCTTACAGGTTCACAACTTCCGGTTGATATGTTAAGAACAGACGGAAAAGAAAATTTAATAACAGCAATTGAAATTGCTGCAGCACAAAAAAACGGAAACGCAATAGTTCCCGAAGTTTGTATTTATTTCGACAATAAATTATTCAGAGGAAACAGGACTACAAAACAAAATGCCGAATATTTTGATGCTTTTGAATCTCCGAATTACCCTTATTTAGCCGAGGCAGGAATTAAAATAAATTATTTTACAAAAAACATTAAATATCCCGATTATAATAAAATCCCGACTGTTCACACAAAAATTGATACAAATATCGTTCTTTTAAAAATGTTTCCCGGTATTAGTGAAAATTTTGTAAAGTCTGTTTTTAATACCGAAAACTTAAAAGCAGTTATTTTAGAAACATTCGGCTCGGGAAATGCAATTATGGACAATTGGTTTATTAATATTTTAGAAAATGCAAATAATTCCGATATCGTAATTTTAAATATAACACAATGTTTGGGAGGAAAAGTTGTTCCGGGAAAATATGAAACAGGAAAAAAAATGATTGATGCCGGTGTAATAAGCGGTTATGATATAACAAGCGAAGCTGCAGTTACAAAGTTAATGTATTTGTTAGGGTTGAATTTGCCTGTAAACGAAATAAAATCATATCTGCAAAAATCAATAGCAGGAGAACTTACAAAATAA
- a CDS encoding cold shock domain-containing protein yields the protein MNKGTVKFFNDTKGFGFIKEDDSDKEYFVHVSGLIDEINEGDAVEYELQEGRKGLNAVNVKII from the coding sequence ATGAATAAAGGAACAGTAAAATTTTTCAATGATACCAAAGGTTTTGGTTTCATAAAAGAAGACGATTCAGACAAAGAATACTTTGTACATGTATCAGGTTTAATTGATGAAATTAACGAAGGTGATGCAGTAGAATATGAATTACAAGAAGGAAGAAAAGGATTAAATGCCGTAAATGTTAAAATTATTTAA
- a CDS encoding ComF family protein, which produces MNRFFEYTIHFFRLFFPKNCEACNTNLIKGETTLCTDCLYEIPKTNFHQQEDNPLNRLFYGITKIKYSTAFYFFKKGSKFQILIHKLKYNEQKELGVELGRMAGREIKNSLFEDIDIIIPVPLHPAKKRLRGYNQSEMICKGLSEILEKESLTNVLVRHIYTQTQTKKNIEERRKNVNSAFKVINSELIQEKHILLVDDVITTGSTLVACANELLKTKNVIVSILAVAFADV; this is translated from the coding sequence ATGAATCGATTTTTTGAATATACCATACATTTCTTCAGATTATTCTTCCCTAAAAATTGTGAAGCATGTAATACAAATTTAATAAAAGGAGAAACTACCCTTTGTACAGACTGTTTGTATGAAATTCCGAAAACAAATTTCCACCAACAAGAAGACAATCCTTTAAACAGATTATTCTACGGAATAACAAAAATAAAATATTCAACAGCTTTTTATTTTTTCAAGAAAGGCAGCAAATTTCAAATTCTTATTCATAAATTAAAATACAACGAACAAAAAGAATTAGGAGTTGAGTTGGGAAGAATGGCCGGCAGAGAAATTAAAAACTCTCTTTTTGAAGACATTGACATCATTATTCCTGTTCCTCTGCATCCTGCAAAAAAAAGATTAAGGGGATATAACCAAAGTGAAATGATTTGCAAAGGGCTTTCCGAAATATTAGAAAAAGAGAGTCTGACCAATGTTCTTGTCAGACATATTTATACACAAACACAAACTAAGAAAAATATAGAGGAGCGAAGAAAAAATGTAAATTCAGCTTTTAAAGTAATAAATTCGGAGCTAATTCAAGAAAAACATATTTTATTGGTTGATGATGTAATAACCACCGGTTCAACATTAGTTGCATGTGCAAATGAGCTTTTAAAAACAAAAAATGTAATTGTAAGTATTCTTGCGGTTGCTTTTGCAGATGTATAA
- a CDS encoding YbjN domain-containing protein: MGIFNKIFSESDSDKHPENIPNIQFGRYTDRHKTPEQISSWDKSIALYKEKKYLDSYFEFFNYLRDPKVDNVKISKETDKIKFEIIQGSKVVKGYASNAEVTANSEIASFKEKPHVAVMRKLLGVNYDLFFSKFAIKDNTYVLKFSANVLDAPTEALYASLKEVANQADKYDDVLTDEFSFLKEVNIDHIEELPESEKEVKYNYLITSVNDTIKRTEELTQKDLAGAGSFLLLQLTFKIYYLLAPEGVLLDDLRYIQGVFFRHDNSTTAEKNHLMVEEFKKVITKPKDKILKSLYKAKATFAVVKPTNYQTVADFIFGELKKIEWYKNNNYFDVQQAICDYIVAYAEFSYGMDAPVYELFEIYWKATNDKYYKNLGFNVEYYNSETKEFKQSKIENDILKIISNAKRKYINLDFKTHLLKFTSLHEFSTSFLTEIEKLNFNIKQA; encoded by the coding sequence ATGGGAATTTTTAATAAAATTTTTTCAGAGTCAGATTCTGACAAACACCCGGAGAACATACCGAATATTCAATTCGGAAGATATACCGACAGGCATAAAACACCTGAACAAATAAGTTCTTGGGATAAATCCATTGCACTTTATAAAGAAAAAAAATATTTAGACTCTTATTTTGAGTTTTTTAATTATCTGCGAGACCCAAAGGTTGATAATGTAAAAATAAGTAAAGAGACAGATAAGATTAAGTTTGAAATTATCCAAGGATCAAAAGTTGTAAAAGGCTATGCAAGTAATGCAGAAGTTACAGCAAATTCTGAAATTGCTTCTTTCAAAGAAAAACCTCATGTGGCAGTTATGCGAAAACTTCTCGGAGTAAATTATGACTTGTTTTTCAGTAAATTTGCCATTAAAGATAATACATACGTTTTAAAGTTCTCAGCAAATGTTTTAGATGCACCAACGGAAGCACTTTATGCATCATTAAAAGAAGTTGCAAATCAGGCAGATAAATATGATGATGTATTGACCGATGAATTTAGTTTTTTAAAAGAAGTAAATATTGATCATATTGAAGAACTGCCCGAAAGTGAAAAAGAAGTAAAATATAATTATTTGATTACTTCCGTAAATGATACCATAAAAAGAACAGAAGAACTTACACAAAAAGATTTAGCAGGAGCAGGGTCATTTTTATTATTGCAGCTAACTTTTAAAATTTATTATTTACTTGCACCCGAAGGTGTGCTTTTAGATGATTTAAGATATATACAAGGTGTCTTTTTCAGACACGATAATTCAACAACAGCTGAAAAAAATCATCTGATGGTTGAAGAGTTCAAAAAGGTTATCACAAAACCAAAAGATAAGATTCTTAAATCTTTATATAAAGCAAAAGCGACTTTTGCTGTTGTAAAACCCACAAATTATCAAACAGTTGCTGATTTTATTTTTGGAGAACTCAAAAAAATAGAATGGTACAAAAACAACAACTATTTTGACGTTCAACAAGCAATTTGTGATTATATTGTAGCTTATGCTGAATTTTCCTACGGAATGGATGCTCCTGTATATGAACTATTTGAAATATATTGGAAAGCAACAAATGATAAATATTATAAAAATTTAGGTTTTAATGTTGAATATTATAATTCCGAAACAAAAGAATTCAAACAATCAAAAATAGAAAATGACATTCTTAAAATAATATCAAATGCAAAACGTAAATATATTAATTTAGATTTTAAAACACACCTTTTAAAATTTACAAGTCTTCATGAATTTTCAACATCATTTTTAACCGAAATTGAAAAGTTGAATTTTAACATTAAGCAAGCATAA